One window of Sardina pilchardus chromosome 2, fSarPil1.1, whole genome shotgun sequence genomic DNA carries:
- the rgs5b gene encoding regulator of G-protein signaling 5b — protein sequence MCRGLESLPSACLERAKELKSRLGSLLHKKQMGLIRQKTGMQRQIVEASLAWKESFQELLQDKQSLHAFQAFLMSEYSEENLAFYLACEDYINTQSPSDLPAKAKKIYNEFIICDAPREVNLDHETKTITVKNLETPTTSCFDLARSKIYSLMEKDCYPRFLKSAACQELSRQLAG from the exons AGCGAAGGAACTGAAATCTCGTTTGGGAAGTCTTCTCCATAAAAAACAGATGGGTCTGATTAGACAGAAAACTGGCATGCAAAG GCAGATAGTTGAAGCTTCACTGGCATGGAAGGAGTCGTTTCAAGAGCTACTACAAGACAAAC AAAGCCTGCATGCCTTCCAGGCGTTTCTGATGTCGGAGTACAGTGAGGAGAACCTGGCTTTCTACCTGGCGTGTGAAGACTACATCAACACCCAGTCACCCTCCGACCTGCCTGCCAAGGCTAAAAAGATTTACAATGAATTCATCATCTGTGATGCTCCAAGAGAG GTGAATCTTGACCATGAGACTAAAACCATCACTGTGAAGAACCTGgaaacccccaccacctcctgtTTTGACCTGGCCAGGAGCAAGATCTACTCCCTGATGGAGAAGGACTGCTACCCACGCTTCCTCAAGTCCGCCGCCTGCCAGGAGCTCAGCCGCCAGCTGGCCGGTTAA